Proteins co-encoded in one Arthrobacter sp. ERGS1:01 genomic window:
- a CDS encoding ScbA/BarX family gamma-butyrolactone biosynthesis protein: protein MELSDQRGPGWEPGPNGLSFSTSMPRELVHRRAISEVFITDMADAGGSRVLVGAQWPRWHVFYGAGPAGVDSALMAETLRQAVIVFAHRRGVPLTHQFLMPHMAISLAAAELDPRSPAEIVLELDLLRFSGPPVNPTGLLMAARFLSAGKELGRGEASARILGAAAYDRYRAQRPTESDAGSSVPLDPLQVGHESIRNVVLAAGARPLSWALRVDQAHPIFFDHPLDHVPGMLLVEAARQALRVASGIPHADFASFNAEFRSLVELAHAVEVSASLEGNGTESGSAGVRISRGGRVLMSLTGALKVRT, encoded by the coding sequence ATGGAGTTGTCGGACCAGCGCGGGCCGGGTTGGGAGCCGGGCCCGAATGGCCTGAGCTTCTCCACATCCATGCCCCGCGAGCTTGTTCATCGGCGTGCAATCTCGGAGGTCTTCATCACCGACATGGCCGACGCCGGCGGGAGCCGTGTCCTGGTGGGCGCCCAATGGCCGCGGTGGCATGTCTTTTATGGTGCCGGGCCGGCGGGCGTGGACTCGGCGTTGATGGCGGAGACGCTGCGGCAGGCCGTCATCGTCTTCGCCCACCGGCGCGGCGTCCCCCTGACCCACCAGTTCCTCATGCCACACATGGCAATTTCGCTTGCCGCCGCGGAGCTCGACCCCAGGTCGCCGGCCGAGATTGTCCTGGAGCTGGACCTGCTGCGATTCTCGGGCCCTCCGGTCAACCCGACGGGATTGCTGATGGCGGCACGGTTTCTTTCGGCCGGCAAGGAGCTCGGACGCGGCGAAGCATCGGCCCGGATCCTCGGCGCGGCGGCTTATGACCGTTACCGTGCACAGCGCCCAACCGAGTCCGACGCCGGCAGCAGCGTCCCGCTCGACCCCCTGCAGGTGGGCCATGAGAGCATCCGGAACGTGGTGCTCGCGGCCGGGGCGCGTCCCCTTAGCTGGGCGCTTCGCGTGGACCAGGCGCATCCGATCTTCTTCGACCACCCGTTGGACCATGTGCCCGGGATGCTCCTCGTGGAGGCGGCTCGGCAAGCCCTGCGGGTGGCGTCGGGAATCCCCCATGCCGACTTTGCCAGTTTCAACGCCGAGTTCCGCAGCCTCGTGGAACTCGCCCACGCCGTCGAGGTCTCGGCCTCATTGGAGGGAAACGGGACCGAATCCGGTTCCGCCGGTGTCCGAATCAGCCGCGGCGGCCGGGTCTTGATGTCCCTGACGGGTGCCCTGAAGGTCCGGACATGA
- a CDS encoding ScbR family autoregulator-binding transcription factor: MQQRAKATRTAILEGAALVFDEKGYGNASLGDVTERASATKGALYFHFKSKEELALAVIDEQHLRVRTKAEALAGTGLPALELIIGMCRLFGHQLLDDAVVRAGIRLTFESSAFDGDVKGPYADWIDTMEMLLRQAQVEKDVAADINPASFARYLVASFSGVQMVSNVLTSREDVLQRIEEMWDFMMRTLKP, encoded by the coding sequence ATGCAGCAACGTGCCAAAGCCACCCGAACAGCCATTCTTGAGGGCGCGGCCCTGGTCTTCGACGAGAAGGGTTACGGCAACGCAAGCCTGGGCGATGTCACGGAACGGGCCTCGGCAACCAAGGGCGCGCTCTACTTTCACTTCAAGTCGAAGGAAGAGCTTGCCCTGGCCGTCATCGACGAGCAGCACCTTCGGGTCCGCACGAAGGCCGAGGCCCTGGCCGGCACGGGCCTGCCGGCCTTGGAATTGATCATTGGCATGTGCAGGCTTTTCGGCCACCAACTGCTCGACGACGCCGTCGTGCGGGCCGGGATCCGGCTGACCTTCGAGTCGTCGGCCTTTGACGGCGATGTCAAGGGACCCTATGCCGATTGGATCGACACCATGGAGATGCTGCTGCGCCAGGCCCAGGTCGAGAAGGACGTGGCGGCGGACATCAATCCAGCCAGCTTTGCCCGGTACCTGGTGGCCTCATTCTCCGGTGTGCAGATGGTCTCCAACGTGCTGACCTCCCGGGAGGACGTGCTGCAGCGGATCGAGGAAATGTGGGACTTCATGATGCGTACGTTGAAGCCCTAG
- a CDS encoding NAD-dependent epimerase/dehydratase family protein — MTPASIRGGKNPTVLVLGGSGFIGSRVVSSIAASGIKVPRVLSRRPDEMPLVPNAITVRGDITEAASLAPALSGVDTVVHCAAYVGSDPQLAREINEAGTHNVIEQSRRAGVRRIIYLSTTAVYGSGPHRGVDEEAPGYHPASAASAGRAVAERLVLDGGGEVVRPNLVVGRGDRWVVPGLLKMMACDGGWPGDGSANLSIVTVEDLSALIGGLVLAPANPGRAHHGAYPEPITAAELLGAIAAAFNVPGPRYTTTGKRARAALERAGFSAHQIDMVTADHWYRSGGLWELAGLTPPAPLAALRKLAAAYPALRRPGKENS, encoded by the coding sequence ATGACACCAGCATCCATCCGTGGCGGGAAGAACCCCACCGTCCTGGTGCTGGGGGGATCGGGATTCATCGGCAGTCGCGTAGTGTCCTCGATTGCTGCCTCCGGAATCAAGGTTCCGCGAGTTCTTTCACGCCGGCCGGATGAGATGCCCCTCGTTCCCAACGCTATCACCGTCCGGGGCGACATCACGGAAGCGGCGAGTTTGGCGCCGGCACTGTCCGGGGTGGACACCGTGGTGCACTGCGCCGCCTACGTTGGCTCCGATCCGCAGCTGGCCCGCGAGATCAACGAGGCCGGCACGCACAACGTCATCGAGCAAAGCCGGCGGGCCGGTGTTCGCCGGATCATCTACCTGAGCACCACGGCCGTCTACGGCTCGGGGCCGCACCGCGGCGTGGACGAGGAGGCGCCGGGCTACCACCCGGCCTCAGCCGCGAGCGCCGGCCGTGCCGTCGCCGAACGGCTGGTCCTGGACGGCGGGGGTGAAGTGGTGCGGCCCAACCTCGTGGTGGGGCGCGGGGACCGGTGGGTGGTGCCGGGGCTCCTGAAGATGATGGCCTGCGACGGCGGGTGGCCGGGGGACGGCTCGGCCAACCTGTCAATCGTGACCGTGGAGGACCTCAGCGCGCTCATCGGCGGGCTGGTGCTGGCGCCCGCCAATCCCGGCCGTGCCCATCATGGCGCATATCCGGAGCCGATCACCGCCGCCGAGCTGCTGGGTGCCATCGCAGCCGCATTCAACGTGCCCGGTCCGCGGTACACAACCACGGGCAAGCGGGCCCGGGCGGCGCTTGAGCGCGCGGGGTTCAGTGCGCACCAGATCGACATGGTCACGGCCGACCATTGGTATCGGTCCGGGGGACTCTGGGAACTGGCCGGATTGACGCCTCCGGCGCCCCTGGCCGCACTCCGCAAGCTGGCGGCCGCCTACCCGGCATTGCGGCGTCCCGGGAAAGAAAATAGTTAA
- a CDS encoding class I SAM-dependent methyltransferase, translated as MSEHTHHHGHHPHGEHGDHDRSGLAEQLTLDAAVLGGYLDQATAWAAGLAPTNPGVVVDAGSGSGVGTLALAGRFPDARIVAVDVSAEMLNHTRHAAREQGLDDRLDTVEADLNGAWPGIAAADLIWAASSLHELADPERSMREMYAALNPGGLLVVLEMDSLPRFLPDEASGDRAAELGLEGRLHADLARMGWNSYPDWQDGLEKAGFDVIERRSYPTSSRSTSELTARYARAFLGRIQTALGDVASAADLAALGRLLADDGDESLEMRTDLLARGSRTAWAALKR; from the coding sequence ATGAGCGAACACACGCACCACCACGGCCACCATCCGCACGGCGAACATGGAGACCACGACAGGAGCGGATTGGCGGAACAACTCACCCTTGATGCCGCGGTTCTCGGCGGCTATCTGGACCAGGCCACGGCATGGGCCGCCGGCCTTGCCCCGACAAACCCCGGCGTCGTGGTCGATGCCGGTTCCGGGTCGGGCGTCGGGACACTGGCGCTGGCCGGCCGCTTTCCGGACGCGAGGATTGTCGCCGTGGACGTTTCCGCCGAAATGCTCAACCATACCCGGCACGCGGCCCGGGAGCAGGGCCTGGACGACCGCCTGGACACCGTCGAGGCGGACCTCAACGGGGCCTGGCCCGGGATTGCCGCGGCCGACCTCATCTGGGCTGCTTCCTCACTCCACGAACTTGCCGACCCCGAACGGTCAATGCGTGAGATGTACGCGGCGCTCAATCCCGGCGGCCTGCTGGTGGTCCTGGAAATGGACTCCCTGCCCCGGTTCCTCCCCGATGAGGCAAGCGGTGATCGAGCCGCGGAATTGGGACTTGAGGGGCGATTGCACGCAGACCTTGCAAGGATGGGCTGGAATTCCTACCCGGACTGGCAGGACGGGCTGGAAAAGGCCGGCTTCGACGTGATCGAACGGCGCAGTTACCCCACCAGTTCCCGTTCGACGTCGGAACTCACCGCCCGCTACGCCCGCGCCTTCCTGGGGCGCATCCAGACGGCCCTCGGCGACGTCGCCAGTGCCGCAGACCTTGCCGCATTGGGTAGACTGTTGGCGGACGATGGTGACGAATCCTTGGAGATGAGGACGGATCTGTTGGCCAGGGGCAGTCGAACCGCATGGGCCGCCCTGAAGCGGTAA
- a CDS encoding helix-turn-helix domain-containing protein, whose protein sequence is MTQELMTDELIRQRIRGLRLSRGWSLDNLAARCKLSASTLSRLETGHRRIALDQLVPIARALGTTLDALVESAGTRTW, encoded by the coding sequence ATGACGCAAGAACTAATGACGGACGAGTTGATTCGCCAGCGCATTCGCGGGCTGCGGCTGTCCCGCGGCTGGTCGTTGGACAACCTTGCGGCGCGCTGCAAGCTCAGCGCTTCAACGCTGAGCCGCCTTGAAACCGGGCACCGCAGGATCGCGCTGGACCAGCTGGTGCCGATTGCGCGTGCCCTCGGCACAACGCTGGATGCGCTTGTCGAATCCGCGGGGACGAGGACGTGGTGA
- a CDS encoding cupin domain-containing protein, translated as MIRPEPGHSPGLTTWILAHEDGLYGKTVAKLRITPDRPGGSAQLGVHPGRDWFTVLSGIARLELGERTILVHPGEVAEFSTMTPHAIGAHEGPVEILSILNHDGGRAHLHAADHAAD; from the coding sequence GTGATCCGGCCCGAGCCCGGACACTCGCCGGGGCTGACCACCTGGATCCTGGCTCACGAGGACGGCCTCTATGGCAAGACGGTGGCCAAGTTGCGCATCACCCCGGACCGGCCCGGCGGATCGGCGCAACTCGGAGTCCATCCCGGACGGGACTGGTTCACGGTCCTCTCCGGAATTGCCCGGCTGGAGTTGGGGGAGCGGACCATCCTGGTCCACCCCGGCGAGGTGGCCGAGTTCTCCACGATGACCCCGCATGCCATTGGCGCACACGAGGGTCCCGTGGAGATCCTGAGCATCCTCAACCACGACGGCGGCCGGGCCCACCTTCACGCGGCCGACCACGCGGCTGACTAG
- a CDS encoding YciI family protein, protein MAKYMMIWRPSDASQAAFADVDFTEIMNAMGKFNDELIRAGVLLAAEGLSDPAEGVVVDFTGDTPVVTDGPYGETKELFNGYYILDVATIQEAVEWAKRAPYMQGSKAEIRRVPTIDEFPQDNEWIQKERAWREQTGQL, encoded by the coding sequence ATGGCCAAGTACATGATGATCTGGCGACCCAGCGATGCCTCCCAGGCTGCTTTTGCCGACGTCGACTTCACCGAGATCATGAACGCAATGGGCAAGTTCAACGATGAACTGATCCGCGCCGGGGTCCTGCTGGCCGCCGAGGGTCTGTCAGATCCGGCGGAGGGCGTCGTCGTCGACTTCACGGGTGACACCCCCGTGGTGACCGACGGCCCCTACGGGGAGACCAAGGAGCTGTTCAACGGCTACTACATCCTGGATGTCGCCACGATCCAGGAGGCCGTCGAGTGGGCCAAGCGGGCGCCGTACATGCAGGGCAGCAAGGCGGAGATCCGCCGCGTCCCCACAATCGACGAGTTTCCCCAGGACAACGAGTGGATCCAGAAGGAACGCGCCTGGCGTGAACAGACCGGCCAGCTCTGA
- a CDS encoding RNA polymerase sigma factor, protein MGTSEARGAVEAVWRMESARVVGALARYTGDFALAEDLAQEAVAEALVSWAVNGVPAEPVGWLLTVGRRRAIDAFRRRSAREERYAVLARTLDEQVPGADALFNPDAVDDDVLALMFISCHPVLSKEARIALTLRVVGGLGSAEIAKAFLVPAPTIQARITRAKKTLAAAHIPFGLPEAPELAARLGSVLHVVYLIFSEGSYASGGDDWIRKDLAFEALRLARVLVRLAPEPEVFGLLALMELTAARFPARLDSGNRPVLLEDQDRRLWDQSAIRRGRAALARDVAAGRGLGYYGLQASIAECHAVARRAEATDWPRIVILYEALGRLTPSAVIEINRAVAVAMASGPAAGLELVDAIAARGELAGSHLLPSIRGELLSRLGRRMEARAALLQAIGLCGNAAERAALERKADDIGGDP, encoded by the coding sequence ATGGGCACGAGTGAGGCAAGAGGCGCCGTCGAGGCGGTCTGGCGGATGGAGTCCGCCCGCGTCGTCGGCGCCCTGGCCCGCTACACGGGCGACTTCGCTCTGGCCGAGGATCTCGCCCAGGAGGCCGTTGCCGAGGCACTCGTCTCCTGGGCTGTCAACGGCGTGCCCGCCGAGCCGGTGGGCTGGCTGCTGACGGTGGGCCGCCGCCGGGCCATCGACGCGTTCAGGCGCAGGTCGGCACGCGAGGAACGTTACGCGGTGCTGGCCCGCACACTTGACGAGCAGGTGCCGGGAGCCGACGCCCTGTTCAATCCCGACGCGGTCGACGACGACGTGCTGGCCCTGATGTTCATCTCCTGCCACCCCGTGTTGTCGAAGGAAGCCCGGATCGCCCTGACATTGCGCGTGGTGGGCGGCCTGGGCAGCGCCGAGATCGCCAAGGCGTTCCTGGTGCCGGCACCCACCATCCAGGCCCGCATTACCCGGGCCAAAAAGACCCTGGCCGCGGCCCACATCCCGTTTGGCCTGCCCGAGGCGCCCGAACTGGCGGCCCGGCTGGGGTCGGTGCTCCACGTGGTCTACTTGATCTTTTCCGAGGGGTCCTATGCCTCCGGCGGGGACGACTGGATCCGGAAGGACCTGGCGTTCGAGGCCCTCCGCCTGGCGCGCGTGCTGGTGCGCCTCGCGCCCGAGCCGGAGGTTTTCGGCCTCCTCGCCCTCATGGAGCTCACGGCAGCCAGGTTCCCCGCACGCCTCGACTCCGGGAACCGGCCGGTGCTTTTGGAGGACCAGGACCGGCGGCTCTGGGACCAATCGGCGATCCGCCGGGGGCGCGCCGCCCTGGCCCGTGACGTCGCCGCCGGGCGGGGCCTTGGTTACTACGGGCTTCAGGCGTCAATCGCCGAGTGCCACGCCGTGGCCCGGAGGGCGGAGGCCACCGACTGGCCAAGGATCGTCATCCTCTACGAAGCACTGGGCCGTTTGACGCCGTCGGCTGTCATTGAAATCAACCGGGCGGTGGCGGTGGCCATGGCGTCGGGCCCGGCCGCGGGTTTGGAGCTGGTGGACGCGATCGCCGCGCGGGGAGAATTGGCCGGTTCGCACCTGCTTCCTTCGATCCGCGGCGAGTTGTTGAGCCGTTTGGGCCGCCGAATGGAAGCCCGGGCCGCGCTCCTGCAGGCGATTGGCCTGTGCGGCAATGCCGCCGAACGTGCCGCGCTGGAACGTAAGGCCGACGACATCGGCGGGGATCCGTAA
- a CDS encoding carboxymuconolactone decarboxylase family protein gives MPSHTRALAMNPEAFDAWKALQQTIADSLGPRAFELVTLAAAQGIGSAHCRLAHGKKSLRIMTEAELVPVARNYHDAGLPAAEVAMMEFTEKLSTDSSAMTDADSLRLRRAGFSDREIVDIALAAAARNYLSRILQALAIDVDVPPGLGETLRNALLEPLASRQSVPSAAPPG, from the coding sequence GTGCCCAGCCACACGCGGGCGCTGGCCATGAACCCGGAGGCGTTTGACGCCTGGAAGGCCCTCCAACAAACCATCGCCGATTCCCTGGGGCCGCGTGCCTTTGAGCTGGTCACGCTGGCCGCGGCCCAGGGCATTGGCTCGGCACACTGCCGGCTCGCGCACGGCAAGAAGTCCTTGCGGATCATGACGGAGGCCGAGCTCGTGCCCGTAGCCCGGAACTACCACGACGCCGGACTGCCCGCCGCGGAGGTTGCCATGATGGAGTTCACCGAAAAGCTCAGCACGGACTCCTCGGCCATGACCGACGCCGACAGCCTGCGCCTGCGCCGTGCGGGATTCAGTGACAGGGAAATCGTGGACATCGCCTTGGCTGCGGCCGCCCGCAACTACCTGAGCCGGATCTTGCAGGCGCTGGCAATCGACGTGGACGTTCCTCCGGGACTTGGTGAAACACTCCGCAACGCCCTGCTGGAACCCCTTGCCTCGAGGCAATCCGTTCCCTCCGCGGCCCCTCCCGGGTGA